Proteins from a single region of Bombus vancouverensis nearcticus chromosome 5, iyBomVanc1_principal, whole genome shotgun sequence:
- the LOC117158454 gene encoding uncharacterized protein LOC117158454, with translation MSDSGSESSSSEGYDGRRDRVASADNVASPNFSHHSSVSGRKSRASSISSREKSPGSIISERDLKSPRYTPISPKSQRSGLASPSEVGSPRSTRSLSKSPPASPKSYHSGNNSLDSPRTDRSLSHSPMQDERSCPSSPHHSKSLHLEDTEPKQFELEVDAQRSGDNSLKSYSYKNSESRQSSPKSPRSGRSSAKSLMSGRSSPKSGPESPMDDQESEKHSPPHSPPQHTKTSFNELDGEQISDGDIEDEPESITKSKPTPITHGEDLSDVSDLESIDGVDGTIEHESIIKENQQNEEKRMSNDKIEKEDKHAPVGLTEESEQLDFEADGQWKDERDEGEVEGPIIKESKDKDDKDGKDKDKDKLKSKEGGDANDKEEGEEDGEKVESELEEGELSDGDDVRPEETEPRPVCRFYNRGQCTWGVSCRFLHPGVTDKGNYTMFDMVRPMAYPPHAATPHEFRPHIERPNMVRPLPGYGAPSHTPKVEDLPAESAWERGLRHAKEMMRKANKRKESDMDFEEKKMNLSLGQDELDREAGYYVRAASPEPPVERWPPREAPRRIPPPRLTPERYIDDPDTYYAPPAAPPEYYRRVHYKADSRVTAEYRERIDYHAIPRGTPHSVSPPPHTRERERERERERERDREREYYEKYEKKHKRPSREVIVERIPPTKPWREEEPPPEERSRGDEWADPWMRRKSPSTIRRNTSSRRSRRQSYSSGSSYTSTSSSRSSSRSSYSSYDSLSRSRSPSPPSRTRGAGKGKAVVTSPPPNPPTVAAAAPPRGAMLMNPPAPSPRPPKGSISPTTGTLHRRAGLNPPAPSPLSSHQRHHEKARDKAAIAAAAVAKVIKSRSRSRSSHSSSGSESSGSSTDSSESSYSSSSSETRRRKGSTPPVTRKDSKGIDALKLSGTKQQIKLTLKPPNNTTTVKKVDRSTLMAGKKRGLESPPLIDSKASVAAAAAKAAKKASSRREELLKQLKAVEDAIARKRSKV, from the exons ATGTCAGACTCTGGTTCAGAAAGTTCCTCTTCGGAGGGTTATGATGGAAGGAGAGATCGTGTTGCATCTGCTGACAATGTGGCATCACCAAACTTCTCACACCATTCATCTGTATCTGGACGTAAATCTAGAGCAAGTTCTATATCTTCAAGAGAGAAGTCACCTGGATCTATTATATCAGAAAGAGATTTAAAATCCCCAAGATATACACCAATATCTCCAAAATCTCAAAGATCTGGTTTAGCATCTCCTAGTGAAGTGGGTTCTCCAAGATCAACTCGTAGTTTATCAAAATCACCACCTGCCTCACCAAAATCATATCATTCAGGAAACAATTCTTTGGATTCACCAAGAACTGATCGCAGTTTGTCTCATTCTCCTATGCAAGATGAGAGATCATGCCCATCTAGTCCCCATCATTCTAAATCTTTACATCTTGAAGATACAGAACCTAAACAATTTGAACTGGAAGTAGATGCACAAAGATCTGGAGACAATTCCCTTAAATCTTATTCCTATAAAAATAGTGAATCGAGACAAAGTTCACCAAAATCACCAAGGTCTGGACGTAGCTCAGCAAAATCATTAATGTCTGGAAGAAGTTCTCCAAAATCAGGTCCAGAATCTCCTATGGATGATCAAGAGTCAGAAAAGCATTCTCCACCTCATTCTCCACCACAACATACAAAAACTTCATTTAATGAATTGGACGGGGAACAAATTTCAGATGGAGATATCGAAGATGAACCTGAATCAATAACTAAATCAAAACCCACTCCAATTACACATGGTGAAGATTTATCAGATGTTTCTGATCTAGAAAGTATAGATGGAGTTGATGGTACTATTGAACATGAATCAATAATCaaagaaaatcaacaaaatGAAGAGAAACGTATGAGTAatgataaaatagaaaaagaagataaaCATGCACCAGTTGGATTAACAGAGGAAAGCGAACAACTAGATTTTGAAGCTGATGGTCAATGGAAAGATGAACGTGATGAAG GTGAAGTAGAAGGACCAATTATTAAAGAAAGTAAAGACAAAGATGATAAAGATGGAAAAGACAAAGataaagataaattaaaatcaaaagAAGGTGGTGATGCTAATGACAAGGAAGAGGGAGAAGAGGATGGGGAAAAAGTAGAATCAGAATTAGAAGAAGGAGAACTTAGTGATGGTGATGATGTTCGACCAGAAGAAACAGAACCAAGACCTGTTTGTCGCTTTTATAACCGAGGACAATGCACATGGGGAGTTAGTTGTAGATTTTTACATCCAGGTGTAACTGACAAGGGAAACTATACAATGTTTGACATGGTACGACCAATGGCATATCCACCACATGCAGCTACTCCACACGAATTTAGGCCGCATATTGAAAGGCCAAATATGGTGCGACCATTACCTGGATATGGAGCACCATCACATACACCAAAAGTAGAAGATCTTCCTGCTGAATCTGCATGGGAACGTGGATTACGACATGCTAAAGAA ATGATGCGCAAAGCAAATAAACGCAAGGAATCAGATATGGACttcgaagaaaagaagatgaatTTAAGTTTAGGACAAGATGAATTAGATAGAGAAGCAGGATATTATGTAAGAGCAGCTAGTCCAGAACCACCTGTTGAAAGATGGCCTCCTAGAGAAGCACCTAGAAGAATACCACCACCAAGGCTTACACCAGAAAGATATATTGATGATCCTGATACTTATTATGCACCACCAGCAGCACCACCAGAATATTATag GAGAGTACATTATAAAGCAGACTCTCGAGTCACTGCTGAATATAGGGAACGTATCGATTATCACGCAATTCCTCGTGGAACACCTCATTCTGTTTCTCCACCACCACATactagagaaagagagagagaaagagaacgtgAGCGTGAACGCGACAGGGAACGAGAATATTATGAGAAATATGAGAAGAAACATAAACGTCCATCAAGGGAAGTCATAGTAGAACGTATTCCACCGACGAAACCTTGGCGAGAGGAAGAACCACCACCAGAAGAAAGAAGTAGAGGAGATGAGTGGGCAGATCCTTGGATGCGCCGGAAATCTCCAAGTACGATACGTCGAAATACATCATCTCGACGATCACGAAGACAGTCGTATTCTTCAGGTTCTTCGTATACGTCCACAAg CTCTAGCCGTAGCTCAAGCCGCTCTAGCTACAGTTCTTACGACTCCCTATCCAGGTCCCGATCACCATCCCCTCCTTCTAGAACCCGTGGTGCTGGCAAGGGGAAAGCAGTGGTGACATCGCCACCTCCTAATCCGCCAACGGTTGCAGCTGCCGCACCTCCGCGTGGTGCCATGTTAATGAATCCACCCGCCCCTTCTCCTCGTCCACCTAAAGGTTCTATTTCCCCTACAACTGGTACGCTTCACCGACGTGCTGGTCTCAATCCACCTGCACCGAGTCCGCTTTCTTCCCATCAACGTCATCACGAAAAGGCAAGAGACAAAGCAGCGATAGCTGCGGCTGCAGTAGCTAAAGTTATTAAAAGTCGATCTCGATCGag gTCATCACACAGTAGTTCAGGTTCAGAAAGCAGCGGTAGCAGTACTGATTCTAGCGAGTCAAGTTATTCCTCTTCTTCCAGTGAAACACGTCGAAGGAAAGGCTCGACTCCACCAGTAACGCGAAAGGATTCCAAGGGTATTGATGCCTTAAAACTTAGTGGTACTAAACAACAAATCAAGCTTACATTAAAGCCACCAAACAATACTACAACAGTTAAAAAAGTTGACCGATCTACTTTAATGGCTGGAAAGAAAAGAGGTTTAGAATCACCACCGTTAATTGATAGTAAAGCAAGCGTTGCTGCAGCTGCAGCTAAAGCAGCAAAGAAAGCTAGTTCACGACGAGAAGAATTATTAAAGCAACTCAAAGCCGTGGAAGATGCAATTGCGCGTAAGAGATCAAAAGTTTAA
- the Fitm gene encoding acyl-coenzyme A diphosphatase Fitm, whose translation MATRKRRGMHTSPGSSTMFGSSPSNLRSSRLNFRPNSAQEDRGGTRPTAAPSSIGLILVTMFLHVCKKSLLFDTRLKVAIYCGAIFVVSLVADFITMPRTYFSRPDNALNQYFVKWGWGWLLTVTVPWVALTAHTLGCGRRSVLLKHLARLGLATTAWLLWIKLFNYIETNYGRCLSTKDIQLQTKTKCLQSGKFWSGFDISGHTFILIYSSLILAEEGSSLVGWEGIKDLIMREEHSRVTPNEPNIGPLRNLSDSDLEFLKKAHKALTPYLRGLFVAMTLQQLLWDTMLISTMLYYHIMIEKFLGGVAAILTWYVTYQWWFKSPKNSLPAPGDGLFKYNETKTHDNCSIRSRRSTLNGTNRFMGFPIRPSQDNIDTIGTNRQSDSEISASKT comes from the coding sequence ATGGCTACGAGGAAACGAAGAGGCATGCACACATCGCCAGGTAGCTCTACAATGTTCGGCTCGTCACCAAGTAATTTAAGGTCGAGTCGTTTAAATTTTCGTCCGAATTCGGCTCAAGAAGACAGAGGTGGAACTCGGCCGACGGCTGCCCCAAGTTCTATAGGTCTTATACTTGTAACGATGTTTCTACACGTTTGCAAAAAGTCTCTGCTATTCGATACAAGGCTCAAGGTAGCTATATATTGCGGCGCGATATTCGTAGTATCATTAGTAGCAGATTTTATCACCATGCCAAGAACATATTTCTCGCGTCCAGATAATGCTCTCAACCAGTATTTTGTAAAGTGGGGATGGGGATGGTTACTGACCGTAACTGTTCCATGGGTTGCATTGACCGCGCACACACTTGGATGTGGTCGTAGATCAGTTTTACTTAAACACCTTGCCAGATTGGGTTTAGCCACAACTGCATGGTTATTATGGatcaaattgtttaattatatcGAAACAAATTATGGCCGATGCCTTAGCACAAAGGATATACAATTACAGACAAAAACAAAATGTCTCCAATCTGGTAAATTTTGGAGTGGTTTTGATATATCCGGGCATACATTTATTCTTATATATTCAAGCTTGATTTTAGCCGAGGAAGGCTCTTCGTTAGTCGGCTGGGAGGGTATAAAGGATTTAATTATGCGCGAAGAACATTCGCGAGTTACACCAAACGAGCCCAATATCGGACCACTTCGAAATCTTTCTGATTCCGATTTGGAATTTTTAAAGAAGGCACATAAAGCGCTTACCCCTTATTTGAGAGGTCTCTTCGTTGCAATGACACTGCAACAATTACTTTGGGATACTATGTTGATATCTACAATGCTCTATTATCATATTATGATAGAAAAATTTCTTGGAGGTGTAGCCGCTATTTTAACATGGTATGTTACCTATCAATGGTGGTTTAAGTCTCCAAAAAACTCATTGCCCGCGCCCGGTGATGGTTTATTTAAGTACAATGAAACAAAAACCCATGACAATTGTTCGATCAGATCGAGACGTAGTACGCTGAATGGTACCAATAGATTTATGGGATTTCCTATCCGCCCAAGTCAGGATAATATCGACACAATTGGTACTAATAGGCAATCAGATTCGGAGATATCTGCTTCCAAGACATAA
- the LOC117158422 gene encoding LOW QUALITY PROTEIN: uncharacterized protein LOC117158422 (The sequence of the model RefSeq protein was modified relative to this genomic sequence to represent the inferred CDS: substituted 1 base at 1 genomic stop codon): protein MSDHHGGKGYTPLPQNISNTDTEDEDDCLAQPNEIPKDHVDDTQLQSTTIHENGIYYPLDETRNLANRTKNGQNMLKYYRDDVPIMVVEGIDQNDLWKRHDMSPLXRFCLVASILLCVVTIVIFLYVLPCDNSMVCPSVNELQSSISWDKTLQGIELHGPISIIHGNPSNLIFLVRGQRYRGNDTNDQGQISAEGGGIMSMQANSGLPLWLVSLKRPPTEIDCISVDTDRSGKPDCIVAGDQGLLASIEPIAGTIHWSSKIYTYEKLPLILPDINSDKIEDFLSIEVATKNMPNLVLLSGGTGRLLGRYSPENCSSIDINNHVFNDTVSYICYDSSRRSMIKTMTIKGLLHAMKLPEYKKLIMKQAMAFSTFKTLKYNNEKNNWGPTPYHYLSIENKGLCPEEFCTASVTLKLQKHGNQSKVIWNYISANSFFSKPAFLDISRKPYTFGFAIKFWQWTNSTSERTEKVSIVTERRLIERVWIVFVNYTDVQVKNANQTDIIQLCRNANCQPNLSLRARFSSIKIDYISEDGFPELITYWSSYDIEATKVLTSKVQVVKLDSLVMDLPYTGV, encoded by the exons ATGTCTGATCATCACGGTGGAAAAGGTTATACCCCATTACCGCAAAATATAAGTAACACCGATACTGAGGATGAAGATGATTGTTTGGCCCAACCAAATGAAATTCCTAAAGATCATGTTGATGATACACAACTG CAATCAACTACTATTCATGAGAATGGAATATATTATCCATTGGATGAAACAAGGAATTTAGCAAATCGCACAAAAAATGGTCAAAATATGCTTAAATATTATAGAGATGATGTACCTATAATGGTAGTTGAAGGCATTGACCAAAATGATTTGTGGAAAAGACACGATATGTCACCCTTATGACGATTTTGTTTGGTTGCTTCTATATTATTATGTGTTGTAACAATAGTTATATTTCTATACGTTTTACCTTGTGATAATTCAATGGTATGTCCTTCAGTAAATGAACTTCAGTCATCTATATCTTGGGATAAAACTTTACAAGGAATAG aattacATGGTCCTATCTCCATCATTCATGGAAATCCATCAAACTTGATATTTCTTGTTCGTGGACAACGATATAGAGGAAATGATACAAATGATCAGGGTCAAATATCTGCAGAAGGAGGAGGAATTATGTCAATGCAAGCAAATAGTGGTTTACCATTGTGGTTAGTTTCATTGAAAAGACCGCCTACCGAAATTGATTGTATTTCAGTGGATACTGATCGATCTGGAAAACCAGATTGCATAGTTGCTGGAGATCAAGGCCTTTTGGCTAGTATCGAACCTATTGCAGGCACTATTCATTGGAGTTCCAAAATTTATACATATGAAAAACTACCTCTGATATTACCAGATATTAATTCAGACAAAATAGAAGATTTTTTGAGTATAGAAGTAGCAACAAAAAATATGCCTAATCTTGTTCTCTTATCTGGTGGAACTGGACGTCTTCTAGGGCGATATTCACCTGAAAATTGTTCGTCCATTGATATAAATAATCACGTCTTTAATGATACTGTATCTTATATTTGCTATGATAGTAGTAGAAGAA GTATGATTAAAACTATGACTATTAAAGGTTTATTACATGCTATGAAATTACCAGAgtataaaaaattgataatgAAACAAGCAATGGCATTTAGCACGTTCAAGACTTTAAAATACAATAATGAAAAGAATAACTGGGGGCCTACACCATATCACTACTTATCCATTGAAAATAAAGGATTATGTCCTGAAGAATTTTGTACAGCTAGTGTAACTCTAAAATTACAAAAGCATGGAAATCAATCAAAAGTAATATGGAATTATATTAGTGCTAATTCTTTTTTCTCAAAACCAGCTTTTCTGGATATATCCAGGAAACCTTATACTTTTGGATTTGCCATTAAATTTTGGCAATGGACTAATTCAACATCTGAACGTACAGAAAAAGTATCTATTGTTACAGAAAGAAGACTAATAGAAAGAGTATGGattgtttttgtgaattatacAGATGTACAAGTTAAAAATGCAAATCAAACTGATATTATTCAATTATGCAGAAACGCAAATTGTCAACCAAATTTGAGTTTGCGTGCACGCTTTAGTTCAATCAAAATTGATTATATTAGTGAAGATGGATTTCCAGAATTAATAACTTATTGGTCTTCATATGACATAGAAGCAACAAAGGTACTGACATCAAAAGTACAGGTTGTAAAATTAGATTCGCTTGTAATGGATCTTCCATATACGGGTGTTTAA
- the Cds gene encoding CDP-diacylglycerol synthase yields the protein MSDIRKRTIGDTSPETRDVSDDQKEDVESEDDAKLEVEELAKAIPQGTDHTPHILNSALSGLSDRWRNWVIRSIFTLFMIVGFCGIIYIGPLALMATTLIVQVKCFQEIINIGYAVYRIHGLPWFRSLSWYFLITSNYFFYGENLMDYFAVVINRTEYLRVLVTYHRFISFCLYIVGFVWFVLSLVKKYYMKQFSLFAWTHVALLIVVTQSYLIIQNIFEGLIWFIVPVSMIVINDVMAYMFGFFFGKTPLIKLSPKKTWEGFIGGGISTVLLGLLVSYIMCQYRYFVCPIEYSEALGRMTMDCEPSSLFQPQEYILPNSLQVAWKMFSGKSTITLYPFLLHSLSMSVFSSVIGPFGGFFASGFKRAFKIKDFGDVIPGHGGIMDRFDCQYLMATFVNVYISSFIQTASPQKLLQQVYNLKPEQQLQLFQTLKDSLQNRGLLNVY from the exons ATGTCGGATATACGTAAAAGAACAATCGGAGATACATCGCCAGAAACGCGCGATGTCAGTGATGATCAG AAAGAAGATGTGGAATCTGAAGATGATGCAAAGCTGGAAGTTGAGGAATTGGCTAAAGCCATACCACAAGGAACAGATCATACTCCTCACATATTGAATTCAGCTCTTTCTGGCTTATCCGATCg ctGGAGGAATTGGGTAATTAGGAGTATTTTTACCTTGTTTATGATTGTTGGATTTTGTGGTATTATTTATATTGGACCATTAGCACTGATGGCTACA ACATTAATTGTTCAAGTAAAATGTTTCCAAGAGATCATTAACATTGGGTATGCAGTTTACAGAATTCATGGTTTACCTTGGTTCAGATCTTTATCATGGTATTTCTTAATTACTTCCAATTACTTCTTTTATGGAGAAAATTTAATGGACTATTTTGCTGTAGTAATTAACCGTACA gAATATTTACGTGTACTTGTTACATATCATCGTTTTATTTCCTTTTGTCTATATATTGTTGGTTTTGTATGGTTCGTACTATCACTTGTAAAAAAGTATTATATGAAACAATTTTCCTTGTTTGCTTGGACTCATGTTGCTCTACTTATTGTCGTAACTCAAAGTTATCTTATAATTCAGAATATTTTTGAGGGCTTGATATG GTTCATTGTTCCAGTTAGTATGATAGTGATAAATGATGTAATGGCATATATGTTTGGGTTTTTCTTTGGTAAAACGCCTTTGATTAAATTATCACCAAAAAAAACTTGGGAAGGTTTTATAGGTGGTGGTATTTCGACAGTCTTACTTGGTTTACTG GTATCATACATCATGTGTCAGTATCGTTACTTTGTTTGTCCTATAGAATATAGTGAGGCTTTAGGACGAATGACTATGGATTGTGAACCATCTTCTTTGTTTCAACCTCAAGAATATATTTTGCCTAATAGTTTGCAAGTTGCATGGAAAATG TTTAGTGGAAAGTCCACCATAACTCTGTATCCATTTTTACTTCATTCATTATCAATGTCAGTATTTAGTTCTGTAATTGGACCATTTGGAGGCTTTTTTGCTAGTGGTTTTAAGAGAGCATTCAAAATTAAG GACTTTGGAGATGTTATTCCTGGTCATGGAGGAATAATGGATAGATTTGACTGTCAGTATTTAATGGCAACATTTGTAAATGTCTATATATCTTCATTTATCCAAACTGCTTCACCTCAAAAACTTCTACAGCAG GTTTATAACTTAAAACCAGAGCAGCAGCTGCAGCTGTTTCAAACTTTAAAAGATTCCTTACAAAACAGAGGTTTATTGAATGTATATTGA